In Lathyrus oleraceus cultivar Zhongwan6 chromosome 2, CAAS_Psat_ZW6_1.0, whole genome shotgun sequence, the DNA window ATTATCATAGGAAAAAGAGATATTAAATGAATAAGTAATAAATGAAATTATGTGAAAAAATAAAATTCATAAATGATTAGTATGAAGAGAAaaataattcataataaaatcaATTCAATATTCAAGATGAAATTATCATGTTTGTAAAACTTAATGATAATGAAAGTGTTCGAATATTTGGAATGATGATAATTTGGAGTGGCAATTTGGAAGAAATTAATGGTATTAAGTTGACAATAAATGAGCATAAGTATGAGCTAAAGTGTGTTAGTAAATTTGAAAATATTCATTAAAGTCCCACATCGATGGAAGATCACACTTTAGTAGTGTTTATATATTCCAAGTGGACAAACTGGGTTGGGCCTAAGGGGTACCCAATTTTGTGGTAGGGTGAGAAACACTACCATGAAACATAACACATGTGCGCCTTCCGTCATTTGTCTAGTCGGCTCGGTTTGGTTTATGAAGCCTACACACAAACCATTAAAGAATTAGGCAATTCTGAAGCCTACAGACAAACATTAAAAAATTAGGCGGTTCTGAAGCCTACAGACAAAAATTAAAGAATTAGGCGGTTCTGAAGCCTGTGGACAAACCATTAAAGAATCAGAATCACAATGCTGTGAACCGAATTAAGAATGAGAATCTGTCAAGGGCCTCATATGACTAAACAATGTAagagcatgcttaaacttgttGGTTATAATGCACAAGTTAACGTGACTGATGAGCAATTCATTGAAGTGATTGTTGGTGGATAGACATTGGCGTCTCTCATCATGTCTGTTGTGATCTTGATATGTTCAAGACATACACGAATGCTGAAGATAAGAAAGTATTGTTGGGAGATGCTCACACCACTAATGTTGCTGGAATTGGAGACGTTGAGATGAACTTCACCTCAAGAAAGACTTTAATCTTGAAAGAGGTCATGCATGTTCCTAAAATTAGGAAGAATCTTGTTTCTGGTTTTCTTTTAAATAAGGCAGGATTTAGTCAGTTTTTGGGCAGATTTGTACACCATCACTAAGAATGGTATTTTTGTTGGGAAAGGGCATGGCGCTGATGACATGTTTAAGTTATATATTGATTTGAGTAAATTTTCTCCTTTTGTTTACTCTTTATGTGATTTTTATATTTGGCATACTAGACTTTGTCACGTTAATAAGCGAGTCATTTCTAATGCAAGCAACTTAGGCATAATTCCTAAACTAAATATcaataattaaaataaatgtGAATATTGTAGTCAAGTTAAAATAACTAAGACTTCGCATAAGTCAATTATTAAAGAGGTGCGGTGGGTGGGGTGGGGGTGGGGGAGGGAATTTCATTGACTGTTTGCTATTTCCTAAATAGAGTTCCCAAGTCAAAAAGTAAGATCTCTTCTGATGAGATATTAAAGAAAAGACAACCAAAATTTTCATATTTGAGAACTTGGGGCTGTCTGACTTATGTCAGAATTCCATATCCGAAATGAGTTAAACTCATTAGTAGAGCCTATGAATATGTATTCATTGGGTATGCAGCAAACAATAAGGCATATAGGTTTTATGACTTAAATGAAAAAGTGATCATAGAATCAAGTGATGTTGAATTATATGAAGATAAATTTCCTTTCAAATCGAGAAATACTGGGGGAAAATCAAGTCATATTCTTGTGATAAGAAGCATAGAAAACAACGACAATGTAGAAACAAAACTTCGACGAAGTAAAAGAGTAAGAGTTGCTAAAGACTGTGATCTCTATTATGAGGCTTATATTGTAGAAGAAGATCCAACAAATATTCAAGAAGCCTTGTCATCTCTGGATGCCGATTTATGGCAAGAAGCTATTAACGATGAGATAAATTCTCTAGAAACTAACAGAACCTGACACTTAGTAGACTTGCCTTCTGATTGCGAACCAATAGGTTGTAAATGGGTTTTGAAAAATAAACTAAATCCTGATGTAACTATTGATATATACAAGGCTCGCCTTGTAGCCAAGGGTTTTAAACAAAGAGAAAATATAGTTTTCTTCGACACCTTTTCTTCAATCACTAGAATTACATCCATTAGGGTACTTATTTCAATAGTTTCTATTTATAACTTAATAGTACACCAAATCAATGTTAAAACAACTTTTTTAAACAGTGACTAAGAAAAAGAAATCTATATGGAACAACCGGAAGGGTTTGTGATCCATGGACAAGAAAATAATGCTTGTAAGTTAGACAAGTCTctgtatggtctaaaacaagctccaaAGTAATGACATGAAAAGTTTGATAACTTAATAATATTGAATAGGTACAAAGTGAATGAAAGTGGAAAATTCACTTATCACAAATCGGAGAATCACATCTGCACTATCATATGTCTCTATTTAGACGACCTACTCATATTTTGATCAAACATTCATACCGTTAATGAAGTGAAATCACTGTTGGGCAACAAATTTAATATGAAATACCTAAGAGGAGCAAACTTGATTCTTGGTATCAAGATCACCAAATTTGAGTAAGGAATTTCTTTGGATCAAGCACACTATGTGGAAAAGATCTTAAAGATGTATAATTACTTTGACTGTAGACCTGCAGGCACACTATACGATCCAAGTATGAAACTGTTTATGAACACCGGTGGAAGTGCCAGACAAACAGAGTATGCGAGCATCATTGGCAGTCTTAGGTATGTCACTGATTGTACTGGACCTGATATTGCATATGCCGTAAGATTTTTGTGCAGATTTACTAGTAGACTGAGTAACGAGCATTGGCAAGCTATTGAGCGAGTCATGTGGTATCTTAAAAATACTATAAATCTTGTTTTGCATTATCAGAGATTTCCTGTTATACTTGAAGGATATAGTGATGCAGATTGGAATACCTTATCAGATGATTCCAAAGCAACTAGTATCTATATATTCAATATAGGTGGAGGATCTGTATCTTAGAAATCAAATAAACGGACTATCATGGCTCAGTCCATGATGGAGTTTGAGATAATATCATTAGCGACTGCTAGTGAAGAAGCAAGTTGGTTAAGATATTTTCTATT includes these proteins:
- the LOC127123908 gene encoding secreted RxLR effector protein 161-like; amino-acid sequence: MYNYFDCRPAGTLYDPSMKLFMNTGGSARQTEYASIIGSLRYVTDCTGPDIAYAVRFLCRFTSRLSNEHWQAIERVMWYLKNTINLVLHYQRFPVILEGYSDADWNTLSDDSKATSIYIFNIGGGSVS